The Lolium rigidum isolate FL_2022 unplaced genomic scaffold, APGP_CSIRO_Lrig_0.1 contig_34541_1, whole genome shotgun sequence genomic sequence AACAGTGCCAGAGTTATGGTTAGGACCAACGCACCAAATATCAACCCTGGGAATGCTACAGGGGTGACTAGCAATCCCAACTCTGGTCAGGTTGCCAACATGCCCTCCAAGCCACACCAGTCTTCGTCATCACCAGATCAACAGTACAAACATCCAGTTAATAATCAGGATCAACGGGCCCGAGTTACCCAGAAGACTGGACCTCTGAATGAATGGCAACGTCGGTCAGGATATCCGGGAAGGAGTCAAAACTCCGGTTCTGACAAGAAATATGGCACTGGTAGGATGAAGCAGATCTATGTCGCCAAATCGTCATCAACAAGTGGCCCAGCCCCATCAGGCTAGGGCAGATATGCTTTGGCAGGAACAGCTCAAATTTCTGTGTATGCGGAACATATTTTGATGTGTCAATCCATTGTTTATCTGGTGATTATAGACTGTCCGCATTGTTCATTTTTGTTTCATTTCCGTGCATAGAGAAAGAAAAAGTTAGTGTGGTTGCAGTGTTCAAACTCTTTAAAGCAATATTCCATCAAATTTTGCAGCCTGTGTCGTGTATGTTGACTGTGTGCTATCTGAATTGTTATTACAATCAATATATACTTGTTGCCTGATGACTCATAGGGCATCTTATGAAGTGCCCATAATGAGCATGCAAACATGCCTTGTGGAATGTGTTCGTCGTCCAAAGTTGAGCTATTTTGTGAGATCATGCACTTCATCGTTCATTTGAAACTGCATCAAAATATGATGTTCCAATTCCTGTTTCCATGATATCTGGTGTAAGAATCTTATGTTTCCTACAATGACCCCTTTTTAATTTCTGAATCATAGCATCAAAAACCCATGAATCATACACTTATTTCTAAATTAGCCAACCTTTGCACAGTGGATAGTACAGTATTTTTTTATTACTCTAGCATAACATTTTTTTATTATCAGATCAGAAGGATTAGCTCCTAGCAGAAGAAATGATGGTAAAACTGAGTAATTCATTTTGGAGCCTAGACAGGCAAAGACATCATACAAGTAAATATCGCTGCACCTAATACTTGAAATGTCTTCAGTCACAAGGTCAAATAGGACATTTCGCTATTCTGTAAGTGGTGTTGTATTACACACTAGTTCAGTCAATTAAATCAACCTGCTAATACTGGTTGAGTTTGCAGGAAGGAGTTAGCATCTACGAAAACTATGCACCGGACCAGCTACGATTTTGTCACTATCTGGACATAAATACACTGAACTCTCTACACACAAACTGTACTGCCCTTTTCTGAAACGAAAACTGTACGCCCTTCGTTCCATAAAGGATGTCAACAGACGGGGAGTACTTCTCATGTTCTTTATTTCCCGGCAGGTATCTACTCCAGTCGAAAACCTTTAGACAGACCATCTTCTCGatccatggcttttgcgagatgcAGGCTCCGTGTCAAGTAACCTGATGTCAAAGTCTTATGAATTACCACTGTAATCTATTTCCACATGATGAATTGCAGATGGAGCAGCCTGGTCATATATCATCGATTTGAGCAGGTTAACATACGTTCACGGAAAATGGATGTGAGAAAAATAAGAATAACTAGAGGCAGATGTTCATTACCGGACTACTGGTTGTATCCGCGGCTAGTTTCAGTCGCTTGTTGCTACATACTCTCCTTTGTTCCTCGCTAACTTCAGTCTCATTGTCAACAAAATTCTGATCTGATAAATCTGAAGAAAGACAAGGGCAGTCTGCTTCAATGCTATTTACAGACGAATGAGTAGCAAATTAGCTTGGTACAGAGAGCCTATATAGGTTATCCCAGTATATgtgctactccctctgatccataagtGTCGTTGTTTTAGAATGTTAGTAGTATTCTTTGAAAAGGGAGCGGTAAATTGTGTGATAGGGAATGCCACAAGAATTGTATATATTTCATGATTTCAAGGGTCATAATAACCATCTGGTCCCTCTGTAAAATGTTAAATGGTAGGGTGCAGAAGCCTCAAAATAAGTACCTGTTCCAGAAAGGGAATGCCCATGCCAGTGCAAATGGGAAGTACAAGACCCTCCAAAGTTCTTCCGTCTTGCATAGTAACTGATTCCCTCTTGTCTTGGATCACTAGTtgatgcatcatcatcatcatcatcatccatatAATAAGCTTTCCTGCCATCCTGATCCTCGTCATATGAAGGTGTATGCTCAGCCTGTGATAATCTGGATTCGGCTGCATCAGCCTCAACCATCCTGCTATATACCTGCTATTGATTTGATATAAGAGAAACTTTATATACCAAATGTTTGTTCTTATTGAGGAATGAGACAGTATTGTAAATACCTGATCAACTTCTGTGTTTCTGTGATTTCCATTATGAGTTTTACGCCTCCATTCACTTGAAGACCAGCAGAGCACCCCATTCGAGTTGACTTCTCCATCATATAATTTAGTAACAAATGATAACTCCAGTGAGCTAATATAGagcatgtgcttctcatctgtccATCCAGTTGATGAACCGCTCAGTGTGTCCTGATAGAAGAAAACCAGGAGTAAAGCAACTAACTTGATAATGGTTTGCACAGCAATTATCCGATATATGATTTTTTCAAGAAATATAAAGACTTCAAGTACGTATGTCTGAATAGTATGGCTTAAGACCTGAACAACAGAAAGCATCACTGGGCAGTCTGTATACCTCATAACCTCAATGCTCCTTTCGTGCTATCGAAAATATCACATATTAGTACATCTCAAACTAGCAACAGTGAAAAACAATTAGATGACAGAGCCAGCAGAAACATATCATACTTCTATTATCCTGCACTTTGCAGGCTTCTACATCAATTTCAACATAAAGTTTGTGCCTTGTGAACTGCAACGAAGACCTGGTATGGTTTGCAGTGAAACCACTAGATTCTCAAAACTGAACTTAGTTTGTCACCTTAGCTACCATTCTAAATCTCAACATTTTGTCCCAGATGGCATCTCTGTGTTGTGGCTCTAAATAGGTGGCTTGTATCTGTCTAACTTCGAGTACTATCACATTTTATCCCAGATGGCATCTCCGTGTTGTGGCTCTGAATAGGTGGCTTGTATCTATCGAACTAGGAGTAGTATCACATTTTGTCCCATATGGCATCTCCGTGTTGTGGCTCTGAATAGGTGGCTTGTATCTGTCGATCTCAGAGTAGTGTCAGTCAAGCAATTCTTGTACTATTAATTATCAACTGCCAGCACTTAATAGACCACAGGAGGGCCCCTAGAAAGACAGCTGTATTGGATCATTGGATGCAATCCGTAATCGTGCAATCCAGTACTAAAAGTAACGGAATTTTATATAGAAAACAATGTACTGTATTTGTAATTTACCTATGTTTGAAAGTGCATATTTAATCATGACCTAACATGTGTTAGTATGTGAACTCGAAATTTGAACAGACGTAATACTAAATTTGGAAGTATATGCATATTTTTCCTGGCGTTAGCTATTGGATTACACGGAAATCGCAGCAATTGCACCCCACTGTATTTCATCTTTTTGTCTTCCCCAAAAGAGTATCAGTGATGCACCAACTTTccacattgttttttttttttcgtttGGCTATGTTTGTTGAATGTCTAGAAGTAAAAGAGCGCACTGCATTTGCTCCTAATTTGACACCTATTGAGCAAAACTGCAGGGTTAGTATTTTGACCTTGAGCTGCGCTTCGCACCAATTTCGGCTCCGACTCAACACGGCCCACAAACCAAACTATGCACACCCGCAAGTTGATACTCCGATAGACAAAATATTAATTCCAATAGCTTTTCCTATAGTAACCTTTCCCACCGCGATATTTTATGGCACTCctttcagtttttttttctaCAGAAGATAGCAAATAATTCAAAAGATCAGCCCAGAGTCGAGAAATGCTGTAAAGTGCAGTGTTACGTGCACGAAAATTCTAACGTGGTGCTTTGCACAACTAGTGTCAGATTAGGTGGAGCAAACTGTGACGTCTTCAAAAGTAACACCACCACCCACccagaatagcaaaacaaaaacaagaggatgGAAGGAAAAGCACCCACGCGTATGAATGAACAGAGTAAAGAAACTCCATAAACCCATATAAGGTCACACTTCACTAATGAAAAGCGGAATTCTTGCCATGTTCCTGCAACTGAATTCcaaacaaagaaaagaaatacTATATGCCTTTCTAAAGATGGTATTCTACTTACCATGTTAGTTTTTTCCCCTTCTAACATTCATTATGCGAAAATGTCCCTTGTGTCAAGAGGTTCACTACTGCGCACCTGTGTGCTGCAGCTGCCCTCTTTGTGAGTTTCATGCATTTTTTTGCAAGATAATAAACTTGGAAGTTACATCACATGCCAATATTGCGTTTTAATTACTTGGTAAATTGTTAGCAACAGTTGGTCAGGTCAGTAAAAGTAGTTTGGGATGTACTCAAGTTGGACTTGCCTTACAGCTTAGCCTCACCAAAACAATTTGAAAAGAAACCTTGATAAAAAAAAGTTCAATAGGAGTGTAATCTTAACCAAGCAGGAGGCACTGGATCAGACAAGCAACACATACAGCAAAACAAACATCCACAGAAGGGGGGCGGGGTGGACTGATTAATCTAGTAAAACAAATAATATCAGACTGTTATGTCATGTTAGATAGCAAACTATTGGAAATGGGATGAGTGAGCAGATGTATCAAAATAGCATCAGAGCGAAAAAAACCTCGTCAATGAATGCTACATGCTCCACACATCAATAAATACAAAATCTACATTTTCCTTATCATTGTCTATATTTTATTCGTGCACCTAACAATTTCCCATCATCTGTTTGCGGCGCAGATCTTTCGTCGTGGTTGTTCACAAAAGGCGTGCATACTCACATTCAGGAAGAAAAACTGGATGGAACTTCCCATACTGCATCATCATCAGACCATCCATCGTGATTGACATAATATCCACAAGAGAATCATAATCATAATAATTAAAAACAACCTCTAACCGCGCGATCTTGAAGCATGACAGCATCATCGATCATGCCATAGGCAGGTTGGACAGAACAATTCATTCATTCACCAGAAATTCTCAACCGCGGGCGCGGAGCACCACTGGTACTccagcaaaaagaaaaaaaatatcccGCGTGAatgaataataataataatagcgcAACGTAAACGATCCTGACCCCGTTACACTGGACCGAATCTATAACCACTCCTTCTCGCTACAGCTAACGAACAGAGAATCCGCGCAAAACCGAACAGAGAATCTGCGCAAGGTCATTCGAAGGCGTGAAGAAGAGAAGAGGTGCGTGAATTGGAGATTACCCCGAAGCGCAGCGGATCGCCCGGCGTCTCTGCCATCCCGCGCTGAGCGAATCCGCCCATCCGCCGAATCAGCGGGCCCGACGACAACGAAGCGAGGAATCAGACGTTCGCGCGGGTAGGCTgtggatgaagaggaggaggagggaaggAGTTGGCGAACCTTGGCGGTGGCCGGAGTTGGCAGCTCGCccggggaggagaggagaggagagaagaggagaggggaATGGAAAAGGCAAAGAGCAGGGGGCTCTTTTATCCTGCGTGGCACGTTCGCTTTTCCACGTGGGAGATAATATCTCATGCCGCTTGCCGCGCTTGGCCACCGCTCCAACCTGGGATCATATCATGGGATCCCCTGCGCATAGGCTTTGCACTTCCCGTGCGTCCGGTGTGTAAATCGCGTGTGGTGTGGTTCTCAAAACGCAGAACAGAAACGACACAGATTAAGGACGCCTTTCGTGCCATGGGCTAATTTGTTGCATCGCTACGTCCAGTGAGAAAAACGTCTCTGCCACGGGCTAGAAATGGCTTGCTGTTTGGTCGCTTTCAATTTCTGCATAGGTTAAAAAGTGAGGTCTCATCGTTTGGTTGCCTGCTTCCAGCTTAACTTGCACGCACGAAAACATGAATCAGCTCTTTGGTTACAAAAATCACCGTTCCATATCCTTACAATATTTTATATAGGGTAAGAATACCATGCCATAGCATGTTACATATGGTCACACACCAttcagaagaacaagatcctcacgatcacgacgatgatgtaatctttgacccgaCTCAGACGTACTTTCGGTGCTCCTTGAAGAGCATGCACTTCCTCCAGCGGTAGATGTGGTAATGGCATGGCACTGGCTGATCGATGACCTCAACTGCCATGAACTCATGTTCCAGGAAGTTAATgtactcttgttgtgcctcctccaatgtttcatACCCTCCGTAGCTATTGTTGGAGTAGCCAGTGACTTGATCTTGACAGATCTTCATGAGCTGTAGATTCTTGGAACCCGTCCAcgaaacaccacataccactagcacgaCATAAGAAGAAGAGGTAATCGATCACAACCATGAACCAGTTCGTTCATAACAGAGCAATATAACTACACACATGTTGACAATaaatgataaactaacaggggcatgcatgattgatacgtctccaacgtatctataatttcttatgttccatgctagttttatgacaatacctacatgctcatactttatatcgttttgatgcattttccggaactaacctattaacaagatgccacagtgccagttcctgttttttgttgtttttggttccagaaaggctgttcgggcaacattctcggaattggacgaaacaaaggcccacgatcttatatttcacggaaggttccagaacaccgaaggagagccggaggagggccaaggggacccacaccataggggggcgcgggtcccaccctggccgcgccagcctatgggggggccaccccctggctcctccgaggccgcctcttcgcctataaagtccctcgtgacctaaaaacccgataacaattgacgaaactccgtaaagactccgtggacgccgtcgccatcgcgaaactccgtttcgggggacgagagtctcgttccggcacgccgccggacgggaattgcccccggagtcatctccatcgacatcaccgccatcttcatcgccatcgctgtctcccatgatgaggagggagtagttcttccccgaggctgagggctttaccggtagctatgtggttcatctctctctcccatgtgatctttatgtgatcatgagctttgtatcactattaatctatgtgctactctagtgatgttattaaagtagtctattcctccttcatgatgtaatgttgacagtgtgtgcatcatgtagtacttggcgtaggttatgattgtgatctcttgtagattatgaagttaactatcactatgataaatatattatcttggatttatgatttgacgtggatatccctatgagtggtgtttgtcaagtacttgatgaactcgagcggagcttttgtagccactacacgattagtgattccattagaagagttatccagagtagcactattatacactctagaggttactttaatatgaactccggattcactctccacggtgtgacggtgacagtgtgcgctgatggcgtgtatttcaaacgttcgttgggcaaccgcaagaggaaggtatgatgcgcacagcagcaagttttccctcagaaagaaaccaaggtttatcgaaccaggaggagccaagaagcacgttgaaggttgatggcggcgggatgtagtgcggcgcaacaccagagattccggcgccaacgtggaacctgcacaacacaaccaaagtactttgccccaacgaaacagtgaggttgtcaatctcaccggcttgctgtaacaaaggattaaccgtattgtgtggaagataattgtttgcagagaaaacagtaaaaacaagtattgcagcagatttgtatttcagtattaaagaatggaccggggtccacagttcactagaggtgtctctcccataagataaaagcatgttgggtgaacaaattacagtcgggcaattgacaaatagagagggcataacaatgcacatacatgtcatgataagtatagtgagatttaattgggcattacgacaaagtagatagcgccatccaatcgcatctatgcctaaaaagtccaccttcaggttatcgtccgaaccccttccggtattaagttgcaaagcaacgagacaattgcattaagtatggtgcttaatgtaatcgacaactacatcctcggacatagcgccaatgttttatccctagtggcaacaacacaacacaaccttagaactttcgtcactatccaggtgtcaatgcaggcatgaacccactatcgagcataaatactccctcttggagttaaaagcaaaaacttggccagagcccctactagtaacggagagcatgcaagatcataaacaacacatatgtaataacttgataattaacataacatggtattctctatccatcggatcccgacaaacacaacatagagtattacagatagatgatcttgatcatgttaggcagccgacaagatccaacaatgaagcacaatgaggagaatacaaccatctagctacgctatggacccatagtccggggtgaactactcactcatcactccggagcgaccatggcggtgtagagtcctccgggagatgaatcccctctcccgcgaggatgccggaggagatctcgagaatcccccgagatgggatcggcggcggcggcgtctcggtaaggttttccgtatcgtggttttttcgcatcgggggtttcgcgacggatgctttaagtaggcggaagggcgagtcggtgggcgacgaggggcccacaccacgggcggcgcgggcccccctggccgcgccgccatgtggtttggccacctcgtggccccacttcgtatgctcttcggtcttccggaaggtacgtggagaaataggcccacgggtcttcgtttcgtccaattccgagaatatttcgttactaggatttctgaaaccaaaaacggcagaaaacaagcaagcggcacttcggcatcttgttaataggttagttccagaaaacgcacgaatatgacataaagtgtgcataaaacatgtaggtatcatcaataatatggcatagaacatatgaaattatcgatacgtcggagacgtatcagtgggctggcccaacaagctattgggtcggcccaaaaaagacaggtggggcccactttccttttaaagggctgacccatttagtaagtggggtccaccatagatcaagtgggctggcccaacaagctagtgggccgacccaagaaAAGAggtggtcccactttcctgttaaagggccggcccagttagtatgtggggtccagcatatagcaagtgggctgacccaacaggttggcgggccggcccaataaacatGTGGGGCCAACTTTCCTCtaatcgggccggcccagttagtaaatggggtccaccataaaagcaattgggctggcccaacaagttagtgggccgacccaataagcttgtgggggccACTAACATGCTAacgggtgatacgtcccaaacgtatctataatttcttatgttccatgctacttttatgatgatactcacatgttttatacacattatatgtcattattatgcattttccggcactaacctattgacgagatgccgaagagccgattcttgttttctgctgtttttggtttcagaaatcctagtaaggaaatattctcggaattggacgaaatcaacgcctagggtcttatttttccacgaagcttccagaagaccgaaaggattacgaagtgaggcgacaaggcgacgacacgccagggcagcgcggcccaggccctggccgcgcggccctgttgtgtgggtccctcgtgacgcccccgactccgcccttccgcctacttaaatccttcatcgcgaataccccagtaccgagagccacgatacggaaaaccttccagagacgccgccgccgcgattcccatctcgggggattcaggagatcgcctccggcacctgcgcggagagggaatcatctccggaggactcttcatcaccatgatcgcctccggatcgatgtgtgagtagttcacccctggactatgggtccatagcagtagctagatggttgtcttctcctcattgtgctatcatgttagatcttgtgagctgcctatcatgatcaagatcatctatttgtaatgctacatgttgtgtttgttgggatccgatgaatattgaatactatgtaaagttgattatcaatctatcgtatatgttgtttatgttcttgcatgctctccgttgctagtagaggctctggccaagttgatacttgtgactccaagagggagtatttatgctcgatagtgggttcatgcctccattgaatctaggacagtgacagaaagttctaaggttgtggatgtgttgttgccactagggataaaacatcgatgctttgtctaatgatatttgtgttgattacattacgcaccatacttaatgcaattgtcacgttgtttgcaacttaatactggagggggttcggatgataactcgaaggtggacttttaggcatagatgcatgctcggatagcggtctatgtactttgtcctaatgccccgattaaatctcatagtactcatcatgatatatgtatgtgcattgttatgccttctttatttgtcaattgcccaagctgtaatttgttcacccaacatgctatttatcttatgggagagacaccactagtgaactgtggaccccggtccattctttacatctgaaatacaatctatcgcaattgttctttattgttcttcgcaaacaatcatcatcttccacacaatacgtttaatcctttgtttacagcaagccggtgagattgacaacctcactgttacgttggggcaaagtactttgattgtgttgtgcaggttccacgttggcgccggaatccctggtgttgcgccgcactacactccgtcaccaacaaccttcacgtgttctttgactcctactggttcgataaccttggtttcatactgagggaaaactcgttgctgtatgcatcacaccttcctcttgggattcccaacggacgtgtgttaactactaccacgccaacaacaaggatttttctggcgccgttgccggggagatcaagacacgccgcaaggggagtctcccacatccaatctctttactttgtttttgtcttgctttgttttactttatttactgctttgtttgctcttatgtcaaaaacacacaaaaattagttgctagatttactttatttaccttttgtttatttcatcatgtttccttctaagtacactctaaaagacataccgataGGACGAggatctataattggaagagataatatagaagaatttttcaccaatgttagtatggatgaagattttgaagatacacccttagtaaaagttgctcctacttatgagagtgctactgcctgtttgatacacatgttggaaactagatttgttaatctcaatcctataattcaacatatgtttcttacactctatgatatggaaaggggagaaaagagaaattttgttctaAA encodes the following:
- the LOC124681165 gene encoding uncharacterized protein LOC124681165 isoform X2, producing MRYTDCPVMLSVVQDTLSGSSTGWTDEKHMLYISSLELSFVTKLYDGEVNSNGVLCWSSSEWRRKTHNGNHRNTEVDQVYSRMVEADAAESRLSQAEHTPSYDEDQDGRKAYYMDDDDDDDASTSDPRQEGISYYARRKNFGGSCTSHLHWHGHSLSGTDLSDQNFVDNETEVSEEQRRVCSNKRLKLAADTTSSPAAPSAIHHVEIDYSGNS
- the LOC124681165 gene encoding uncharacterized protein LOC124681165 isoform X3; translated protein: MRYTDCPVMLSVVQDTLSGSSTGWTDEKHMLYISSLELSFVTKLYDGEVNSNGVLCWSSSEWRRKTHNGNHRNTEVDQQVYSRMVEADAAESRLSQAEHTPSYDEDQDGRKAYYMDDDDDDDASTSDPRQEGISYYARRKNFGGSCTSHLHWHGHSLSGTDLSDQNFVDNETEVSEEQRRVCSNKRLKLAADTTSSPVT
- the LOC124681165 gene encoding uncharacterized protein LOC124681165 isoform X1; translation: MRYTDCPVMLSVVQDTLSGSSTGWTDEKHMLYISSLELSFVTKLYDGEVNSNGVLCWSSSEWRRKTHNGNHRNTEVDQQVYSRMVEADAAESRLSQAEHTPSYDEDQDGRKAYYMDDDDDDDASTSDPRQEGISYYARRKNFGGSCTSHLHWHGHSLSGTDLSDQNFVDNETEVSEEQRRVCSNKRLKLAADTTSSPAAPSAIHHVEIDYSGNS
- the LOC124681165 gene encoding uncharacterized protein LOC124681165 isoform X4 gives rise to the protein MLYISSLELSFVTKLYDGEVNSNGVLCWSSSEWRRKTHNGNHRNTEVDQQVYSRMVEADAAESRLSQAEHTPSYDEDQDGRKAYYMDDDDDDDASTSDPRQEGISYYARRKNFGGSCTSHLHWHGHSLSGTDLSDQNFVDNETEVSEEQRRVCSNKRLKLAADTTSSPAAPSAIHHVEIDYSGNS